The Dendropsophus ebraccatus isolate aDenEbr1 chromosome 10, aDenEbr1.pat, whole genome shotgun sequence genome has a segment encoding these proteins:
- the LOC138802748 gene encoding thymosin beta-15A homolog translates to MADKPDVSEVEKFDRKKLRKTNTEEKNTLPTKEDIEQEKGEKPCDS, encoded by the exons ATGGCCGATAAACCTGATGTATCCGAGGTGGAAAAATTTGATCGTAAGAAACTCCGTAAAACTAACACAGAGGAAAAAAACACATTACCTACTAAGGAAG ATATTGAACAGGAAAAAGGAGAAAAACCATGTGACTCTTAA